The Candidatus Neomarinimicrobiota bacterium genomic sequence CGTAAAGGACACTATTTCAAATGCCAAAGAAGGGATTATCCCTTCTCTAGGTTTGACTAGACTATTGAGGTGTTACATTTTCTGCTAAAGGACCTTTTTCGCCCTCACCTTCGGTATAGTCAACAGCTTGTCCGTCAGAAAGGGTTTTAAACCCCTCCATCACGATATTGCTCATATGAACAAATAAATCTTTACCACCGTCAGATGGGGTGATAAAGCCAAAGCCTTTTTTGTCATTGAACCATTTTACGGTTCCTTGTTTTACATCACTCATGTTGTACCTTTTTGTTTCTTGTTGTTTGTTTAATTCTTCTACCTGAAAAAATGAGTTCCTCAAAGAGAAGCTCGAATATGATGGTACTTCTAAATTACCTAACGTATTCCTACTAGTTCCTTCCTGTAAAAGCGGCTGAATGTAGACCAATTTTCATAAATAACACCATATTAA encodes the following:
- a CDS encoding cold shock domain-containing protein — protein: MSDVKQGTVKWFNDKKGFGFITPSDGGKDLFVHMSNIVMEGFKTLSDGQAVDYTEGEGEKGPLAENVTPQ